Genomic window (Planctomycetota bacterium):
CGTAAACCTCCATCGCCCCGGCGGGCGGCGTCTGGAGATCCACGAACAGGCTCGCCCCCCACGCGAACATGCCGAGCAGGATCACCCCGGGAATCGCGATCCAGATCACCTCGAGCGCGTTGTTCGTCGCCGTCTGCACGGCGCGCTCGCCGGGCGACCGCCGCCGGTACTTGACCGAGAAGGCCACGAGGCACGCCACGATCACGGCCGCGAAAAGCGCGCACACCCCGACGAGACAGCCGTAGAGCGCGTCCACCTGTCCCGCCATCGTCGAGGCCCGTTCCGGATAGAACTTCACGGCTCCCCCGTACGCCGGCGGCGCTCCCGGAACGCCATCAGCCCCACACCGAATCCCAGGGCCAGCGCCGTCAGGACCCCGAGCCCGCGCACCGCCGCCAGGACGCTCAGGCTGTACCGCCCCCGCGAGGGATCGTATCGGAAACACACCAGCAGCACGCGGTCCCGCAGGTTCCCCAGACGCCCCCCGCCGGCTTCCACGAGCGCCAGCCGCAGGTCCCGGGGCGGATAATCGATCCCCGGGAAAAACGAAGACACGCGGCCGTCCGGCGTCAGGATCACCACGCCGGCCGCATGCGCGTACTGGTCCGAACGCGCGTCATAGGCGTACCGAAACCCCACCGCCCCGGCGATTCGACGGATCGCCTCCTCCGAACCGGTCAGAAACCGCCACGCCTCCCCCGGCCGCCGCTGGTAACGCGCCTTCTTCTCCGCCGCCAGCCCCGGCGGTTCCCGCGGATCGATGCTGACGACCACCGCCTCGAACTCCCGCCCCGGGACCAGCCCCAGAACCCCGAACGCCCGGGCCAGTCCTCCGAGCACCTCCCCGCACACCAGGGGGCATCGGTAATAGACCAGCGCCAGGAGGCCGGGCTTTCCGCCCAGAACCTTCCGCAGCGAAACCTGCGCCTCCCCCTCGGTCAGCTCCACATCGAGCGGAACGCTCTCCCCGAGGCGGGGATCGAAGCCCACGTCGGACGGCCCGGCCTGAGCCCACGCCAGCGCGAGAACGGCGATCATCGCTCCTCCTTCCGGCGCACGGGCAACCCGCGTTCGGCCAGAAGATCCATCGCCCGCTCGATCGGAATCCGAAACACGCCGGCCCCGGGATCCACGATGCCGTAACTCTCAAGGACGGCCCGTTCGGACGCCCGATGCCGGCGGAGATCGCCGGCCGGATCGGCCTGCAGGCGGGGCGGCGGAGGCGCGGGCCGTTCCCCCCGCGACGGCGGCCGGGGCCCGCGGCGTTCCAGGAGACCGGCGTAAAGCCCCCCGAGAGCGACGTGGATCACGGCCGCGCTCAGGACCAGAAACGCCGCAAAGAGGACAACCCCGCGGACGGGAAAATCGCGCCGTTCGTGACCCCGGCGCTCATCCATGGGCGCCCTCCTCGGAAGCGAAAAGCCGTTCGGTTCCCGGCGCGTGAACGGGCAGGAGCGGCGCCCGGCGAAGCAGCGCCGTCGCCGCCGCCAGCCAGAATCCGCCGATCCCGACGAGAGCCGCCGGAAGCGTCCATGCCAGGTGCGGGCCGGCCGCTCCGGCGCTCGGAATCACCTGCCAGAAAAGGTCGCCGAGGCGCGCCCCCAGAAGCCCCCCGGCCAGAATCATCATCGCCCGGCGGCTCCGCTTCACCCGCTTCGAGAGGAGCAGGAAAAAGGGCGCCGCAAAGTGCACCGTCGCCAGGACCGCCGCGAACGCCCGCCAGCCCGGGGCGGAGCGGTGGAGGTACCAGTCGATTTCCTCCGGCAGGTTGCCCGACCAGATGATGAGGTATTGCGCGAACGACGTGTACGCCCAGAGCAGGACGAACGTCAGGACCAGATTCCCCAGGTCGTTCAGGCGCCCCGGCGTCAGCGCCCCGGCCATCGGTTCGCGGCGGGCCAGGAGCGCCGCCGCCAGGACGCCCGCGCAGAGGCCCGACAGTCCCTGC
Coding sequences:
- a CDS encoding SCO family protein → MIAVLALAWAQAGPSDVGFDPRLGESVPLDVELTEGEAQVSLRKVLGGKPGLLALVYYRCPLVCGEVLGGLARAFGVLGLVPGREFEAVVVSIDPREPPGLAAEKKARYQRRPGEAWRFLTGSEEAIRRIAGAVGFRYAYDARSDQYAHAAGVVILTPDGRVSSFFPGIDYPPRDLRLALVEAGGGRLGNLRDRVLLVCFRYDPSRGRYSLSVLAAVRGLGVLTALALGFGVGLMAFRERRRRTGEP